A single genomic interval of Acipenser ruthenus chromosome 28, fAciRut3.2 maternal haplotype, whole genome shotgun sequence harbors:
- the LOC117971176 gene encoding pyruvate dehydrogenase (acetyl-transferring) kinase isozyme 2, mitochondrial-like, with the protein MKFVRFLMKNAALANAPKHIDHFSKFSPSPLSMKQFLDFGSTNACEKTSYVFLRQELPVRLSNILKEINLLPDRLICTPSVQMLQSWYVQSLFDIMNFLDKSPDDHRILTAFTEALVKIRDRHNDVVPTMAQGVLEYKEAFGQDHISNQNVQYFLDRFYMSRISIRMLINQHTLIFDGTTNPAHPKTIGSIDPSCKVAEVVRDAYESAKFLCDQYYLGSPELEIEEINSKCQKEPISMVYVPSHLYHMLFELFKNAMRATVETHECSPSLPPIKVMVALGDEDLSLKMSDRGGGVPLRKIEKLFSYMYSTAPTPQVDHSERAPLAGFGYGLPISRLYAQYFQGDLQLYSVEGYGTDAVIYLKALSTDSIEKLPVYNKSAWRHYKVSQEADDWCVPSKEPLNLSVHRDSK; encoded by the exons ATGAAGTTCGTCAGGTTCTTAATGAAAAATGCTGCATTGGCCAATGCACCAAAACATATTGATCATTTTTCGAAGTTCTCACCGTCGCCTCTCTCTATGAAGCAGTTTTTGGATTTTG GCTCCACAAATGCATGTGAGAAGACGTCCTACGTTTTCCTGAGACAAGAGCTTCCGGTGCGGCTGTCAAACATTTTGAAAGAGATCAATCTGTTGCCCGATCGGTTAATTTGCACCCCGTCTGTGCAGATGTTGCAGAGCTG GTACGTACAGAGTTTGTTTGATATCATGAACTTTCTTGACAAGAGTCCAGATGACCACAGAATACTCACAGC TTTCACAGAGGCCCTGGTTAAGATCAGGGACAGACACAATGATGTGGTGCCCACCATGGCTCAGGGGGTGCTTGAGTACAAAGAGGCGTTTGGGCAGGACCACATCTCCAATCAGAACGTGCAGTACTTCCTCGACCGCTTCTACATGAGCCGCATCTCCATCCGCATGCTCATCAACCAGCACA CTCTGATCTTTGACGGTACAACAAACCCAGCCCACCCCAAGACCATCGGCAGCATCGACCCAAGCTGCAAAGTGGCAGAGGTGGTAAGAG ATGCTTATGAAAGTGCCAAGTTTCTTTGTGATCAGTACTACCTGGGCTCTCCCGAACTGGAAATCGAAGAAATTAATT CTAAGTGTCAGAAAGAGCCGATTAGTATGGTGTACGTTCcctctcatctctaccacatgcTGTTCGAGCTTTTCAAG AATGCCATGAGAGCTACAGTAGAGACCCATGAATGCAGCCCCTCTCTTCCTCCAATCAAAGTCATGGTGGCACTTGGGGATGAAGACCTCTCTCTTAAG ATGAGCGATCGGGGGGGCGGGGTTCCCCTGCGGAAGATTGAGAAGCTGTTCAGCTACATGTATTCAACAGCACCTACCCCACAGGTCGACCATTCTGAGAGAGCACCGCTG GCTGGTTTTGGATATGGACTCCCTATCTCCCGGCTCTATGCACAGTATTTCCAGGGGGATCTTCAGCTGTACTCAGTGGAGGGCTACGGCACAGATGCTGTCATCTATTTGAAG GCTTTATCAACCGATTCTATTGAGAAGTTGCCCGTCTACAACAAATCTGCCTGGAGACACTACAAAGTGAGCCAGGAGGCGGACGACTGGTGTGTCCCCAGCAAAGAGCCCCTAAATCTGTCTGTGCACCGGGACTCGAAGTGA